Proteins encoded by one window of Vitis riparia cultivar Riparia Gloire de Montpellier isolate 1030 chromosome 11, EGFV_Vit.rip_1.0, whole genome shotgun sequence:
- the LOC117925682 gene encoding uncharacterized protein LOC117925682 isoform X2 — MYLNLLRSSPSSLYKSRSRIEYSAPVRFLPPSSSNQWRSCRISCQKMSCKSEPAPPVLQTVTVTISYPELIDKNADLSMKIEEGFGPNGLGILTIADVPGFSLLRQNLLRLSPRLASLPEEVKKELEDPNSRYNFGWSHGKEKLESGKPDMLKGSFYANPILDIPTTEAPLIQRYPSYCGPNIWPKHALPELEVAFKALGKLILDVGSMVAYHCDQYVSRLMKIKEDEGLEQILLRSRCHKGRLLYYFPAEKSNCSKDGDSMSSWCGWHTDHGSLTGLTCGMFMRDAVEIPCPDSAAGLYIKTRTDQIVKVVFGEDEIAYQIGETAEILSRGYLCATPHCVRAPKGEEASGVERSTFALFMQPDWDEKLNFPEEVHIHQEILALA; from the exons ATGTATCTCAATCTCTTAAGATCATCACCATCGTCGCTTTATAAGAGCCGGTCTCGCATAGAATACTCCGCTCCCGTGCGGTTTCTTCCACCGTCATCGTCCAATCAGTGGCGTTCCTGCCGGATTTCCTGTCAGAAAATGTCATGCAAGTCAGAACCCGCGCCTCCCGTGCTCCAAACAGTCACCGTCACCATATCATATCCGGAGCTTATA GACAAAAATGCTGATTTATcaatgaagattgaagaagGGTTCGGACCCAATGGATTGGGTATTCTGACAATAGCTGAT GTACCTGGATTTTCTTTATTGCGTCAAAATCTCCTACGCCTTTCACCTAG GTTAGCAAGCCTACCCGAGGAGGTGAAGAAGGAACTTGAAGATCCTAATAGCAG GTACAACTTTGGATGGAGTCATGGGAAAGAGAAGCTTGAATCTGGAAAACCTg ATATGTTGAAAGGCTCTTTCTATGCAAATCCAATATTAGACATACCCACAACTGAGGCACCTCTTATCCAACG GTATCCATCATATTGTGGACCAAATATATGGCCAAAACATGCTTTGCCAGAACTTGAAGTGG CTTTCAAAGCTCTTGGAAAGCTGATCCTGGATGTTGGGTCAATGGTGGCATATCACTGTGATCAATATG TATCCAGATTGATGAAAATTAAAGAGGATGAAGGCCTAGAGCAGATACTTCTTCGCTCTCGGTGCCACAAAGGGCGTTTGCTTTATTATTTTCCAGCAGAGAAGAG TAATTGCAGCAAGGATGGTGATTCTATGTCATCTTGGTGTGGATGGCATACAGACCATGGTTCCCTTACAG GTCTGACATGTGGCATGTTTATGAGAGATGCTGTAGAAATACCTTGCCCTGATAGTGCTGCTGGTCTTTATATTAAAACCCGAACTGATCAAATAGTTAAA GTTGTCTTTGGAGAAGATGAAATAGCATATCAAATTGGTGAGACGGCTGAAATACTGTCCAGAGGTTATCTTTGTGCAACACCACATTGCGTTCGG GCACCTAAGGGAGAGGAGGCTTCTGGTGTTGAACGAT
- the LOC117925682 gene encoding uncharacterized protein LOC117925682 isoform X3, whose product MYLNLLRSSPSSLYKSRSRIEYSAPVRFLPPSSSNQWRSCRISCQKMSCKSEPAPPVLQTVTVTISYPELIDKNADLSMKIEEGFGPNGLGILTIADVPGFSLLRQNLLRLSPRLASLPEEVKKELEDPNSRYNFGWSHGKEKLESGKPDMLKGSFYANPILDIPTTEAPLIQRYPSYCGPNIWPKHALPELEVAFKALGKLILDVGSMVAYHCDQYVSRLMKIKEDEGLEQILLRSRCHKGRLLYYFPAEKSNCSKDGDSMSSWCGWHTDHGSLTGLTCGMFMRDAVEIPCPDSAAGLYIKTRTDQIVKVVFGEDEIAYQIGETAEILSRGYLCATPHCVRFL is encoded by the exons ATGTATCTCAATCTCTTAAGATCATCACCATCGTCGCTTTATAAGAGCCGGTCTCGCATAGAATACTCCGCTCCCGTGCGGTTTCTTCCACCGTCATCGTCCAATCAGTGGCGTTCCTGCCGGATTTCCTGTCAGAAAATGTCATGCAAGTCAGAACCCGCGCCTCCCGTGCTCCAAACAGTCACCGTCACCATATCATATCCGGAGCTTATA GACAAAAATGCTGATTTATcaatgaagattgaagaagGGTTCGGACCCAATGGATTGGGTATTCTGACAATAGCTGAT GTACCTGGATTTTCTTTATTGCGTCAAAATCTCCTACGCCTTTCACCTAG GTTAGCAAGCCTACCCGAGGAGGTGAAGAAGGAACTTGAAGATCCTAATAGCAG GTACAACTTTGGATGGAGTCATGGGAAAGAGAAGCTTGAATCTGGAAAACCTg ATATGTTGAAAGGCTCTTTCTATGCAAATCCAATATTAGACATACCCACAACTGAGGCACCTCTTATCCAACG GTATCCATCATATTGTGGACCAAATATATGGCCAAAACATGCTTTGCCAGAACTTGAAGTGG CTTTCAAAGCTCTTGGAAAGCTGATCCTGGATGTTGGGTCAATGGTGGCATATCACTGTGATCAATATG TATCCAGATTGATGAAAATTAAAGAGGATGAAGGCCTAGAGCAGATACTTCTTCGCTCTCGGTGCCACAAAGGGCGTTTGCTTTATTATTTTCCAGCAGAGAAGAG TAATTGCAGCAAGGATGGTGATTCTATGTCATCTTGGTGTGGATGGCATACAGACCATGGTTCCCTTACAG GTCTGACATGTGGCATGTTTATGAGAGATGCTGTAGAAATACCTTGCCCTGATAGTGCTGCTGGTCTTTATATTAAAACCCGAACTGATCAAATAGTTAAA GTTGTCTTTGGAGAAGATGAAATAGCATATCAAATTGGTGAGACGGCTGAAATACTGTCCAGAGGTTATCTTTGTGCAACACCACATTGCGTTCGG tTTCTGTAG
- the LOC117924854 gene encoding nudix hydrolase 20, chloroplastic-like isoform X2, translating to MACNHHQLRLCHSVRSSIASLSSPLLPIRLTLSSRTLASTPIRVGSPSVSATCFTWDDVVRISDSQYSSRHSSDLQGFFEKIRVCNRGLEKQSDFLPFVIEDQTVGYIHKGFFDDHLKRFSNVFIFTQDNSHIMLHPVLRTPNERTRAVGDVVKCLGEELIPAISCCIILWGTGVFLAGTCSSSLFWDKERNGQKYLWIGKRSQVKPTYPGMLDHLVAGGLPHGIACKENVMKECEEEAGIPRSMSKEAVPVGAVSYGDIDGYRYKRDVLFCYDLKLPEDFIPRNQDGEVESFRLIPVSQVADVVRRTHFFKSNCSLVIIDFLFRHGYIGPDSLGYLELLQSLRSRDCS from the exons ATGGCTTGCAATCACCATCAACTGCGTCTCTGCCACTCTGTCCGAAGCTCCATTGcttctctctcctctcctctTCTTCCAATTAGACTCACCCTTTCCTCACGCACCTTGGCTTCCACTCCAATTAGGGTTGGCTCTCCTTCCGTCTCCGCCACTTGTTTCACTTGGGACGACGTCGTTCGAATCTCCGACTCCCAGTATTCTTCGCGACACTCGTCTGACCTTCAAGGCTTCTTCGAGAAGATCAGAGTCTGCAATCGCGGCTTa GAAAAGCAATCGGACTTCCTTCCATTTGTCATTGAGGACCAAACCGTCGGCTATATTCATAAAGG TTTTTTTGATGATCACTTAAAGAGATTTTCTAATGTGTTTATTTTCACCCAAGATAACTCCCATATAATGCTACACCCAGTACTGAGGACACCCAATGAAAGGACTAGAGCGGTTGGAGATGTAGTTAAATGCTTAGGGGAAGAACTGATTCCAG CTATATCCTGTTGCATCATCCTTTGGGGCACCGGTGTTTTTCTTGCTGGAACGTGCAGCAGCTCCTTATTTTGGGATAAAG AAAGAAACGGGCAGAAATACTTGTGGATAGGCAAGAGAAGTCAAGTGAAGCCCACTTATCCAGGAATGCTTGATCATCTAGTTGCTGGAGGACTG CCTCATGGGATAGCCTGTAAGGAGAATGTTATGAAGGAATGTGAAGAGGAAGCAGGAATCCCCAGATCAATGTCTAAAGA AGCTGTACCAGTTGGTGCTGTCTCATATGGTGACATTGATGGGTATAGATACAAGCGAgatgttttattttgttatgattTAAAACTCCCTGAAGATTTCATTCCTAGGAACCAAG ATGGAGAAGTGGAGAGCTTCAGATTGATCCCTGTGTCACAGGTTGCAGATGTCGTACGGAGGACACACTTTTTCAAGTCAAACTGTTCTCTTGTCATCATTGATTTCCTGTTTCGCCATGG GTATATTGGCCCTGATAGTTTAGGATACTTGGAGCTACTTCAGAGCTTGAGGAGCAGAGATTGCTCGTAA
- the LOC117924854 gene encoding nudix hydrolase 20, chloroplastic-like isoform X1, translated as MACNHHQLRLCHSVRSSIASLSSPLLPIRLTLSSRTLASTPIRVGSPSVSATCFTWDDVVRISDSQYSSRHSSDLQGFFEKIRVCNRGLEKQSDFLPFVIEDQTVGYIHKGFFDDHLKRFSNVFIFTQDNSHIMLHPVLRTPNERTRAVGDVVKCLGEELIPGIRKELYPVASSFGAPVFFLLERAAAPYFGIKSYGVHMNGYTERNGQKYLWIGKRSQVKPTYPGMLDHLVAGGLPHGIACKENVMKECEEEAGIPRSMSKEAVPVGAVSYGDIDGYRYKRDVLFCYDLKLPEDFIPRNQDGEVESFRLIPVSQVADVVRRTHFFKSNCSLVIIDFLFRHGYIGPDSLGYLELLQSLRSRDCS; from the exons ATGGCTTGCAATCACCATCAACTGCGTCTCTGCCACTCTGTCCGAAGCTCCATTGcttctctctcctctcctctTCTTCCAATTAGACTCACCCTTTCCTCACGCACCTTGGCTTCCACTCCAATTAGGGTTGGCTCTCCTTCCGTCTCCGCCACTTGTTTCACTTGGGACGACGTCGTTCGAATCTCCGACTCCCAGTATTCTTCGCGACACTCGTCTGACCTTCAAGGCTTCTTCGAGAAGATCAGAGTCTGCAATCGCGGCTTa GAAAAGCAATCGGACTTCCTTCCATTTGTCATTGAGGACCAAACCGTCGGCTATATTCATAAAGG TTTTTTTGATGATCACTTAAAGAGATTTTCTAATGTGTTTATTTTCACCCAAGATAACTCCCATATAATGCTACACCCAGTACTGAGGACACCCAATGAAAGGACTAGAGCGGTTGGAGATGTAGTTAAATGCTTAGGGGAAGAACTGATTCCAGGTATACGGAAGGAG CTATATCCTGTTGCATCATCCTTTGGGGCACCGGTGTTTTTCTTGCTGGAACGTGCAGCAGCTCCTTATTTTGGGATAAAG AGTTATGGAGTTCACATGAATGGCTACACAGAAAGAAACGGGCAGAAATACTTGTGGATAGGCAAGAGAAGTCAAGTGAAGCCCACTTATCCAGGAATGCTTGATCATCTAGTTGCTGGAGGACTG CCTCATGGGATAGCCTGTAAGGAGAATGTTATGAAGGAATGTGAAGAGGAAGCAGGAATCCCCAGATCAATGTCTAAAGA AGCTGTACCAGTTGGTGCTGTCTCATATGGTGACATTGATGGGTATAGATACAAGCGAgatgttttattttgttatgattTAAAACTCCCTGAAGATTTCATTCCTAGGAACCAAG ATGGAGAAGTGGAGAGCTTCAGATTGATCCCTGTGTCACAGGTTGCAGATGTCGTACGGAGGACACACTTTTTCAAGTCAAACTGTTCTCTTGTCATCATTGATTTCCTGTTTCGCCATGG GTATATTGGCCCTGATAGTTTAGGATACTTGGAGCTACTTCAGAGCTTGAGGAGCAGAGATTGCTCGTAA